One Citrobacter amalonaticus genomic window carries:
- a CDS encoding winged helix-turn-helix transcriptional regulator — protein MNTRLTTTENNDKSSALELKPFMHIETLNKHVLPVAERLVIGRGDVVHYYKDDIRQCFLLLQGSVALHRRGDGIVLNSESAPFILGVSSQFSSEHLYVRALETSEIARVSLDCFNNIVAQQDLWEHFSKLLIYTASRVYEHCAQISQMSAYDIIRFQLVELMQEPDAIRQTITAAAYIKSRTYLSRSGIMRILAELRTGKYITMERGVLLDINHLPRKY, from the coding sequence ATGAACACGCGCTTAACGACCACGGAAAACAATGACAAATCATCCGCCCTGGAATTAAAACCATTCATGCATATAGAGACACTGAATAAACATGTGTTACCCGTTGCAGAAAGATTAGTGATCGGCAGAGGTGATGTTGTGCATTATTATAAAGATGATATCCGGCAATGTTTTTTGCTATTACAAGGTAGCGTCGCCTTGCATCGCCGCGGCGATGGTATTGTTTTAAACTCTGAATCGGCACCGTTTATTTTGGGCGTCAGCAGTCAGTTTTCCTCTGAACATCTTTATGTCAGAGCTCTGGAAACTTCAGAGATAGCCCGTGTGTCATTGGATTGTTTTAATAACATCGTTGCGCAACAGGATTTATGGGAGCATTTTTCGAAACTCTTGATTTACACTGCCTCCCGCGTGTATGAGCATTGTGCGCAAATATCGCAGATGTCGGCCTATGACATTATTCGCTTTCAGCTTGTTGAACTCATGCAAGAGCCTGACGCGATACGACAAACAATTACGGCTGCGGCCTATATCAAAAGCCGAACCTATCTTTCACGTAGCGGTATCATGCGTATTCTGGCAGAACTGCGAACCGGGAAGTACATCACCATGGAACGGGGTGTACTACTTGATATCAACCATTTACCCCGTAAATATTGA
- a CDS encoding fimbrial protein, which translates to MKKNLFLVALTTIAALSMSHVYAAAGTVNFVGNILDNACEVDVASKNQEVNLGNFYKSEFPDSGTKAAAKDFNIVLKNCPVTVSSTKVRFDGTPDLTNPNLLAIDTSTSSAASGVAINLMTADKADLPLHGENSYSYILSSTQDNTLKFYAQYISTTTSVTPGTANSVANFSVVYN; encoded by the coding sequence ATGAAAAAAAATCTTTTTTTAGTGGCACTAACTACAATCGCAGCGCTGTCTATGTCTCACGTTTATGCTGCCGCTGGCACCGTTAATTTCGTCGGCAACATTCTGGATAATGCCTGTGAAGTCGATGTGGCTTCGAAAAATCAGGAAGTAAATCTGGGTAACTTTTATAAAAGTGAATTCCCGGATAGCGGCACAAAAGCGGCTGCGAAGGATTTTAATATTGTTCTGAAAAACTGTCCGGTCACGGTTTCGTCTACAAAAGTGCGCTTTGATGGTACACCGGATCTGACGAATCCTAACTTGCTGGCTATTGATACATCAACATCGAGTGCGGCATCGGGGGTGGCGATTAATCTGATGACTGCAGATAAAGCCGATCTGCCTTTGCACGGCGAAAACAGCTATAGCTACATACTTAGCAGTACGCAAGACAATACGTTGAAATTCTATGCGCAATATATTTCTACCACCACATCGGTAACGCCAGGTACGGCAAACTCCGTTGCTAACTTCTCCGTTGTGTATAACTAG
- a CDS encoding molecular chaperone → MNFLRNILLTAAILSAGLSVAQAGVIIGGTRVIFDGNKKEASINVNNPDDMPYLIQSWIETPDGGIEKAPFIITPPLYRLNNGQQNVERIVVTGALPQDKESLFWLNIKAIPSSSKVDNTLQIAVKTRIKLIYRPAVMKGTLPEEQADKLRWQQIGQKIQVNNPTQHVINFNEISVAGKKLLDVSYVLPGGTATFDLPSGITKGAVVFKIINDYGSPGAEHKASL, encoded by the coding sequence ATGAATTTTCTTCGCAACATATTACTTACCGCCGCGATATTGAGCGCCGGTTTATCTGTTGCCCAGGCTGGTGTGATTATTGGTGGGACTCGCGTTATTTTTGATGGTAATAAAAAAGAGGCCTCTATTAACGTTAACAATCCAGATGACATGCCATATCTTATCCAGTCATGGATCGAAACGCCTGACGGTGGTATAGAGAAGGCTCCTTTTATTATTACACCGCCTCTGTACCGTCTGAATAATGGACAACAAAATGTCGAGCGTATTGTGGTAACCGGAGCATTACCTCAGGATAAAGAGAGTCTGTTCTGGCTCAACATAAAAGCTATACCTTCTTCGTCTAAAGTCGACAATACATTGCAAATTGCCGTTAAGACTAGAATTAAGCTTATCTACCGGCCAGCGGTGATGAAAGGCACACTTCCGGAAGAGCAGGCTGATAAATTACGCTGGCAACAGATAGGACAGAAAATACAGGTAAATAATCCGACACAACATGTGATTAATTTTAATGAGATTTCAGTGGCGGGTAAGAAATTGCTTGATGTCAGTTATGTATTACCCGGCGGTACGGCGACATTCGACTTACCTTCCGGGATAACAAAGGGGGCAGTTGTATTCAAAATTATCAATGATTATGGCAGTCCAGGTGCAGAACACAAGGCCAGTCTGTAG